From Solanum lycopersicum chromosome 8, SLM_r2.1, the proteins below share one genomic window:
- the LOC101244691 gene encoding 3-ketoacyl-CoA synthase 11-like, whose protein sequence is MNESNPSSNSRNLPDFKQSVKLKYVKLGYHYLITHGMYLFLSPLVVIIAAQLSTFSPNDFYVLWDQLRFNLISVVICSTLLVFLSTVYFITRPSPVYLVNFSCYKPEDARKCTKGTFLEMSKSVGTFSDGNLEFQRKIVERSGLGDSTYLPEAVTNVPPNPCMAEARKEAEAVMFGAIDELLAKTSVKPKDIGILVVNCSLFNPTPSLSAMIVNHYKLRGNVISYNLGGMGCSAGLISIDLAKDLLQVHPNTYALVLSMENITLNWYFGNEKSMLLPNCLFRMGGAAVLLSNKRSDKKRSKYQLVHTVRTHKGADDKCFTCVYQLEDSDGKVGVSLSKELMAVAGDALKTNITTLGPLVLPMSEQFLFFATLVGRKLLKAKIRPYIPDFKLAFEHFCIHAGGRAVLDELEKNLQLSDWHMEPSRMTLHRFGNTSSSSLWYELAYSEAKGRIRKGDRTWQIAFGSGFKCNSAVWKALRSINPDKEKNPWMDEIHQFPVDVPKVARI, encoded by the coding sequence ATGAATGAATCTAATCCatcttcaaattcaagaaacCTTCCTGATTTCAAACAATCTGTGAAACTTAAGTATGTTAAACTTGGTTATCATTACCTTATTACTCATGGAATGTACCTGTTTTTGTCACCTCTAGTTGTTATTATTGCTGCTCAACTCTCAACATTCTCACCAAATGACTTTTATGTTCTTTGGGATCAGCTTAGGTTCAATCTCATATCTGTTGTCATTTGTTCCACCCTTTTGGTCTTTTTGTCTACTGTCTATTTCATTACCCGTCCTAGCCCGGTCTACCTTGTTAATTTCTCGTGTTATAAACCCGAAGATGCTAGGAAGTGTACAAAGGGGACTTTCTTGGAGATGTCTAAGTCTGTTGGAACATTTTCAGATGGAAATCTTGAGTTTCAAAGGAAGATTGTTGAGAGGTCTGGTCTTGGTGATTCAACTTACCTCCCTGAGGCTGTGACTAATGTACCGCCAAATCCTTGTATGGCGGAAGCAAGAAAAGAAGCTGAGGCTGTCATGTTTGGAGCTATTGATGAGCTTCTTGCTAAAACCTCTGTTAAGCCTAAGGATATTGGGATTTTAGTTGTGAATTGTAGCTTGTTTAACCCGACCCCTTCTTTGTCCGCGATGATTGTTAATCATTATAAACTTAGGGGGAATGTTATTAGCTACAATCTTGGAGGAATGGGTTGTAGTGCTGGTTTGATCTCGATTGATCTTGCGAAAGATCTTCTTCAAGTCCATCCCAACACTTACGCCTTAGTGCTTAGTATGGAAAACATTACTTTGAATTGGTATTTTGGTAATGAGAAATCCATGCTCCTTCCGAATTGTTTATTCCGGATGGGTGGTGCTGCTGTGTTGCTCTCAAATAAACGATCTGATAAGAAACGATCAAAGTACCAGCTGGTCCATACTGTTAGAACTCACAAAGGTGCTGATGATAAGTGCTTCACATGTGTTTACCAATTGGAAGATTCCGATGGAAAAGTTGGCGTCTCTCTGTCAAAAGAGCTGATGGCAGTAGCTGGCGATGCTCTGAAGACAAACATCACAACATTAGGTCCTCTTGTGCTTCCTATGTCTGAGCAGTTCCTTTTCTTCGCCACATTGGTGGGAAGGAAGCTATTGAAGGCGAAGATAAGGCCTTATATCCCCGATTTTAAGTTAGCATTTGAGCATTTCTGCATTCATGCTGGTGGAAGAGCTGTACTGGATGAACTAGAGAAAAACCTTCAGCTTTCTGATTGGCATATGGAGCCTTCACGAATGACACTTCATCGATTTGGCAACACTTCAAGCAGCTCCCTTTGGTACGAATTGGCCTATTCAGAAGCAAAAGGAAGAATCAGGAAGGGAGATCGAACATGGCAGATAGCATTTGGTTCAGGATTTAAGTGTAACAGTGCTGTTTGGAAGGCTTTGAGAAGTATAAATCCAGACAAGGAGAAGAATCCATGGATGGATGAAATTCACCAGTTCCCTGTTGATGTTCCAAAAGTTGCAAGAATCTAA